The Synergistota bacterium region TTTTTCCCATTATACCATACGGGATTAGCCAATGAACGCTTGTATTCTATAACCTTTTTAACCACGTCGTCAACGGACTCCTTAACGACGTATCTATGCTCGTTAACGAGGGTCACCACCGTATCTGGAGTAGATTCGATCGTCTCTATGAGATCCGCGTTGACCACAAACTCCTTACCGTTAAGCCTTGTCAGCTTTATCACCCCCACCCCTCCCCTCCTAACAAGCTAAAAGTTACCTCTTGAGGGCCAAGAGATCTCTCAAGCTCTCATCAGCGGTGGTTATAACC contains the following coding sequences:
- a CDS encoding flagellar FlbD family protein, with the protein product MIKLTRLNGKEFVVNADLIETIESTPDTVVTLVNEHRYVVKESVDDVVKKVIEYKRSLANPVWYNGKKE